A genome region from Solanum pennellii chromosome 12, SPENNV200 includes the following:
- the LOC107007489 gene encoding mitogen-activated protein kinase 9-like: MGGSSTFVDGVLRWFHHRRHTNEDAILTQTHNSTDTHLQEKQHEFTITEDFDFTGLKLIKVPKRFHLPISSSSSSMDPTKKNALETEFFTEYGEASRYQVQEVIGKGSYGVVGSAVDTHTGERVAIKKINDVFDHVSDATRILREIKLLRLLRHPDIVEIKHIMLPPSRREFKDIYVVFELMESDLHQVIKANNDLTHEHYQFFLYQLLRGLKYIHTANIFHRDLKPKNILANADCKLKICDFGLARVSFNDVPSAIFWTDYVATRWYRAPELCGSFFSKYTPAIDIWSIGCIFAELLSGKPLFPGKNVVHQLDLITDLLGTPPPETVAKIRNEKARRYLSSMRKKQPVGFAKKFPNADPLALRLLERLLAFDPKDRPSAEEGLEDPYFHGLSNADREPCRPPISKLEFEFEKRKLAKDDVRELIYREILEYHPQMLQEYLSGADQTSGFMYPSGVDRFKRQFAHLEEHAGKGEHGAPILRQHASLPRERVPAPKDDTSSQNNDCEKRTVSTTLQSPPAQSEGSENYSARSLLKSASISGSKCVEVKRKNAEEEPIEEQNEEVDGLSQEVASLHV; encoded by the exons ATGGGGGGTAGTAGTACATTTGTTGATGGAGTTCTTCGATGGTTTCATCATCGTCGTCACACTAATGAAGATGCAATCTTGACTCAAACCCACAATTCTACAGATACCCATTTACAAGAAAAACAACACGAATTTACTATTACTGAAGACTTTGACTTCACCGGTTTGAAGCTCATCAAAGTACCCAAGCGTTTTCATTTGcctatttcttcttcttcttcttccatggaTCCTACCAAAAAG AATGCGTTAGAGACGGAATTCTTTACTGAATATGGAGAGGCAAGTAGATACCAAGTTCAGGAAGTAATTGGCAAAGGAAGCTATGGAGTTGTGGGTTCTGCTGTTGATACACATACTGGTGAAAGAGTTGCAATCAAGAAAATTAATGATGTCTTTGACCATGTTTCTGATGCGACAAGAATCTTGAGAGAAATTAAGCTTCTTCGGCTACTTAGGCATCCAGATATTGTAGAAATAAAGCACATTATGTTGCCTCCTTCTCGAAGAGAGTTTAaagatatttatgttgtttttgaATTGATGGAATCTGATCTCCATCAAGTAATTAAGGCCAATAATGATCTTACGCATGAGCATTATCAATTTTTCCTCTACCAGCTTCTGCGTGGACTAAAATATATTCATACAG CAAATATCTTCCACCGGGATTTAAAGCCGAAAAATATCCTTGCTAATGCTGACTGTAAGTTGAAGATATGTGATTTTGGGCTTGCTCGTGTATCATTCAATGATGTGCCATCAGCTATTTTCTGGACC GATTATGTTGCAACTCGATGGTATCGTGCTCCTGAGCTATGTGGATCCTTCTTTTCTAAG TATACTCCTGCTATTGATATATGGAGCATCGGATGCATATTTGCAGAGTTGCTTTCTGGAAAACCATTATTTCCTGGAAAGAATGTGGTGCATCAATTAGACCTAATCACAGATTTGCTTGGGACACCTCCTCCAGAAACAGTTGCAAAG ATTAGAAATGAAAAAGCTAGAAGATACCTCAGTAGCATGCGGAAGAAACAACCGGTTGGGTTTGCAAAAAAGTTTCCAAATGCAGATCCTTTGGCATTACGCCTACTTGAACGACTGCTTGCATTTGACCCTAAAGATCGGCCATCTGCAGAAGAG GGATTAGAGGATCCTTATTTCCATGGTTTATCAAATGCTGATCGTGAACCATGTAGACCACCAATATCGAAGCTTGAGTTTGAATTTGAGAAGAGGAAACTGGCAAAAGATGATGTTAGAGAACTCATATATCGCGAG ATTTTAGAATATCATCCGCAGATGCTTCAGGAGTATCTTTCTGGTGCAGATCAGACTAGTGGCTTTATGTACCCAAG tggTGTTGATCGATTCAAGCGACAATTTGCACATCTTGAGGAGCATGCTGGTAAAGGTGAACATGGTGCTCCGATTCTGAGGCAGCATGCTTCCTTGCCTAG AGAGCGAGTTCCTGCACCAAAAGATGACACCTCTTCCCAGAATAATGATTGTGAAAAGAGAACTGTTTCAACAACTCTACAGAGTCCACCAGCGCAATCTGAGGGATCAGAGAACTACAGTGCTCGTAGCTTGCTGAAGAGTGCTAGCATCAGTGGTTCCAAGTGTGtggaagtaaaaagaaaaaacgcAGAG GAAGAGCCAATCGAAGAACAAAACGAAGAAGTTGATGGTTTGTCTCAAGAAGTTGCTTCTCTTCATGTTTAA